The genomic DNA ATATCCAGTGCGTGATCTGCAAGGGTGGTGGGTGCCGAGTGTGCAAGAACAGTGGCTGGCTCGAAATTCTCGGCAGCGGTATGATCGATCCCGAGGTGTTCAAAGCGGTCGATTATGATCCCGAGATTTATTCCGGATTTGCCTTCGGCATGGGTATCGAGCGCATCGCCATGCTCAAGTATGGCGTGAATGATTTGCGTCTGTTTTTCGAGAATGACGTCCGCTTTCTTCGTCAGTTTTAAAAAAGGTTGAAAAAACAAAGTTTTGATGTTTATTTCCTGACAAAGGACCTGAAGGAATGATCCTCACCTACAACTGGCTCAGAGAATTCGTCGATTGCGATCTCGCTCCCGAGGAACTGGCCCATCGCCTGACCATGGCCGGGCTTGAGGTCGACAGCATGGAGAAAATCGGGGAAGGCCTCGATACGGTCATCGTCGCTCGTCTCCAGAGCGTTGCTCCGCATCCCGACGCCGATCGCCTGACGGTCTGCCAGGTTGATACCGGCAGCGCGCTGATCCATGTGGTGTGCGGCGCGCAAAACCATAAAAGCGGTGATCTGGTGGCGCTTGCCCAGGTCGGCACGGTTCTGCCGGGTGACTTCAAAATCAAAAAATCGAAAATCCGCGGCCAGGAATCCCAGGGTATGCTCTGCTCCGAGAAGGAATTGGGTCTCGCCGAGCAGTCCGAGGGGATCTTGATTTTACCGCCGCATCTCGATCTGGGCACCCCGGTATTTGAAGCCTTGGGCCTCAAGGATGTGCGTTTTGAATTGGGCTTGACCCCCAATCGCGCCGATTGCCTGAGTGTCGTCGGTGTGGCGCGAGAAGTCGCCGCCTTGACCGGCAGGAGCCTGCGCCTGCCGAAATCTCTTCTCGTCGAGGACGGCGCGCCCATCGGCGAGCAGACCTCCGTCACCATCCAGGAACCAGGCATGTGTCCGCGCTACGCCGCCCGCCTGATTCGCGGGGTCAAGATCGGTCCCTCGCCTCAGTGGATGGTGCGCCGTCTGGAATCCATCGGCCTGCGTTCCATCAACAACGTGGTCGATGTCACCAATTACGTTCTCATGGAACTGGGGCACCCGCTCCATGCCTTTGACTTTCATCAACTGCGCGGCGGCCGTATCCTCGTGCGCCGCGCCGCCGAAGGCGAGCGCTTCACAACCCTCGACGGGCAGGAGCGCCTGCTCAACGGCGGGGATCTGACCATTTGCGACGGCGAGGGGCCGGTCGCCCTGGCCGGCATCATGGGCGGCGAAAATTCCGAAATTCGTCCGGAAACCGTCGATATTTTGCTTGAGAGCGCTTATTTCAATCCCCCGACCATTCGCCGCACCAGCAAGCGGCTGGGGCTGCACAGCGAGTCTTCCCACCGCTTCGAACGCGGTGCCGATGTCGACATGGTGCCCCGTGCGCTGGATCGCGCGGCAGGATTGATCCTCGAGGTCGCCGGCGGCACCCTGGCCAAGGGCGCAATTGACTGTTATCCCACTCGGATCCACCAGCGGCGCATCACCCTTTCGCCGGAGCGCACCAGTCGCCTGCTGGGCATTGATGTCGATCTGTTCGAGATTCAGAAACTGCTGCGCTCCATCGGTCTTGAGGTCGAGGTGGCCGATGATCGCAAGGATGAAGCGCTATATGTGCGGGTGCCCAATTTCCGCCCCGATCTTGAGCGTGACGTTGACTTGATCGAGGAAGTGGCGCGACTCAAGGGCTATGATCATATTCCCACGACCATGCCCCAGGGGCGCATTCTTTGTCATCGCGAACCGCCTCTGCGCCGCCTGGAGCGGCGCCTGCGCGATGCCGTGATCGCCTGTGGCTTCAACGAAGTCGTCAATTATTCGTTCAACAGCGCGGGACTGCTTGATCGTCTTGGGCTTGCCGCGGACGATTCCCGGCGCCGGCAGGTGCGGCTGCTCAATCCCCTGAACGACGACCAGTCGGTGATGCGCACCACCCTTGTACCCAGTCTCTTGCAGACCGTGGCGCAGAACCTGGCCTATCGCAGTACGACCGATCTGCGCCTTTTCGAGTTGCGCCCGGTCTTCTTGCCGCGCGCGGGCGAAGAACTGCCCGAGGAAAATCCGCGTTTGACGGGTGTGATGTGTGGCCGGCGTGCACCCCTAGGATGGTCGCAGGGGAGCGAAAATGTCGATTTTTACGATCTCAAGGGCGTGGTGGAAGAGCTTCTGGGGCATTTGCGCCTGGCGGGGCTGGCCTGGGACAGCTCCATGCCCGAAGTCTATTATCATCCGGGGAAAAGTTGCACTCTCCGTGTGGATCAGCAAGTCCTGGGATCCCTGGGTGAGGTTCATCCCAAGGTACTGGCGGCCTTTGACATTGAGCAGCCGGTATTTCTTTTCGATCTCGACTTGGGCGCCTTGCTGCAATTGGGCGAAGGGCGCTCGCAATTCAAGAGCCTCTCGCGTTATCCGGGCGTGTATCGCGACAGCGCCCTGTTGCTTGATGAACGGGTCAGTGGCCGGCAGATCCTGGATGTCGTTCAGGGCGCCAAGGCCAAGGATATGGAGGATGTCGTGATCTTCGACATCTATCGCGGCAAGGGAATCCCCGAGGGGAAAAAGAGCGTGGCCATCCGGGTGCGTTATCGCTCCGCCGAGAAAACCCTGACGGATGAAGAGATCGGCCAGTCCCACGGGCGCATCATCCGTGCCCTGGAAAATGAGTTAGGTGCTGAAATTCGCTGAAAAAATCGGTTGCGGTACCCCGATTCCTGTGTTATAAAACCAGCAAATTCAAGGACATGGGTTTTGATTTCTGGAGGTGCTATGACCAAGGCGGATCTGATCGAAAGCGTTTATCTCAAAACCGGCTTTTCCAAGAAGGAATCGGCCGAAATCGTCGAGATGGTCTTTGACTTGATCAAGGGGACCCTTGAGAAGGGGGAAAAGATCAAGATTGCCGGCTTCGGCAATTTCGTCGTGAAAGAAAAGGATTCGCGGCGGGGCCGAAACCCCCAGACGGGCGATGAGATTGAAATCACCTCGCGCCGCATTCTGACCTTCAAGCCCAGCCAGGTGCTCAAGTCCTGCATCAACGACGCTGACTGAGAGCGCATCTTTGCTGTCGGGCTTCCGTTAAGGATGACATGATACCCGATAAGCTCTATTTCAAGATTGGAGAAGTTTCCCGGATCACGGGCATCAAACCCCATGTCCTGCGCTACTGGGAAGCGGAATTCGGGGTTTTTTCCCCGGTTAAGAGTCGCAGTCGGCAGCGCCTTTACCAGCGCAAGGACATTGAATTGGTGCTGCGGCTCAAGCAACTGCTGTACAACGAAGGGTTCACCATCGCCGGAGCCCGAAAAAAGCTCAAGGAAGAGCGGCCGGAGGCAGCGCAAGCGCCCCTGCCGCTTTTTGATTCCACCCCCGATCTTCTCAGCGAAATCCGTTTGGATCTCATAAGACTGCGGGATTCGCTGCGCGGCATGCCGATGACGTGCAGCCGCCCCGCGAACCTTCGCTCGGACACCTGATCTTGCTTGTTCTCGTCACCAACGATGATGGCATTCATGCCCCGGGCCTGGCGGCTCTGGCCGCCGAACTCGGTCGCCTCGGCCGTGTCGCGGTGGTGGCGCCGGATCGCGAGCGCAGCGCCACAGGCCATTCCCTGACTCTGCATTCCCCGTTGCGCGCCGAGGAAATTCGTCCCCAGTGGTTTGCCATCGACGGCACGCCGACCGACTGCGTCAACCTCGGGATCCATGGTTTGTTTCGCGAACGTCCGGCCCTGGTGGTTTCCGGCATCAATCGCGGCGCCAATATGGGCGACGACATTACCTATTCCGGCACGGTGGCCGCGGCCATGGAGGCCACGCTCATGGGTGTTCCGGCATTCGCCGTTTCCTTGGCGAACCTTTCGGAGCAGCAGGCCGATTACCGACCCGCCGCGCGCTTTGCCGCGCGTCTCGCCCAGGCATTGCTCGAGCGCGGCTTGCCGCGCGATACGTTTTTCAACGTCAATGTCCCGGCCTTGAAGGACGATCAGTTACAGGGCGTGCGCCTCACACGGCAGGGAAAGCGGATCTATGGCGACCTGGTCATTGAAAACACCGATCCGCGCGGACGAAAATATTATTGGATCGGCGCGGGCGATCTGGATTTCAAGGATGTGGAAGGTACGGATTTTCACGCCGTTCATCGCGGTTTCATTTCCCTGACGCCCCTCCATCTCGATCTGACCAACTATCGTTCCTTCGAGGAATTGTCGACCTGGGATCTTTTTTCGGTCCAATCCTGATGCGCGCACAGGGGCAAACCATGGATTTTACCATTTCACGCCGCCGTATGGTGGAGCAGCACATCAAGGCGCGCGGCGTGCGCGATCCCCTGGTGCTCGATGCCATGTCGCAGGTGCCGCGTCACCTGTTTGTCGAGGAAGCCCTGCGCGATCAGGCCTACAGTGATTTCCCCCTGCCCATCGGTCATCGCCAGACCATTTCCCAGCCTTACATGGTCGCCGTCATGACGGAAGCCTTGCGCCTCAAGGGCGGTGAGAAAGTTCTCGAAATCGGTACGGGATCGGGCTATCAGGCGGCGGTACTGTCGCGCATCGCCGGGAGAGTGTACACGGTGGAGCGCATCGCGGAATTGGCGCGGCGCGCGCGGCGCATCCTCGATCAGATCGGCGCCATCAACGTCAATATCAAGGTGACGGACGGCACCTTCGGCTGGGAAGAAGAACAGCCCTTCGACGGCATTCTGGTCACGGCCGGCGCGCCCTCGATTCCCCCGAGCTATCTGCATCAACTGGCGCCTGGCGGGCGCCTGGTCATTCCCGTCGGCAGCCTGGGCAGCCAAACCCTGATGCGTGTGACCCATTCCGCACCCGGGCGCTTTGATGAAGAGCGGCTGCTTGATTGTCGTTTTGTGCCCCTGATCGGCCGCAACGGCTGGCAAAGCGAGGAATATTGAATCTATGTTCGGCCTGCGACGGCTTTATGACTGGGTTCTGTCCTGGGCACAGACGCCTTACGGGGGCATTGCCCTGTTTTTTTTGGCTTTCATTGAATCCTCCGTCTTTCCCGTCCCGCCCGATGTTCTGTTGATCGCCCTGGCGCTTTCCGCGCCCACCCGCGCGTTTCGCTTCGCCCTGATCGCGGCCTGCGGGTCGGTGCTGGGAGGGCTTTTCGGCTACTTGCTCGGATTTGGCCTCTGGCATGTTCTGGATTCCTATTTCTACGCCTATGTCCCGGGATTTTCACCCGAGGGCTTTGTGCGGGTTCAGGATCTGTTCGAACGTTATAATTTCTGGGTCGTCTTTTCCGCGGGATTCACGCCGATCCCCTATAAGATCATCACCATCGGCGCGGGAGTTTTCCAAATCAACCTGCCGGTATTCGTGCTGGCGTCCGCCGTCGGGCGCAGTCTGCGATTTTTCCTGGTGGCCTGGTTTCTCTATCGGTTCGGTCCGCCGGTGCGCATACTGATCGAAAAATACTTCAATCTGCTGGCATTGGTGTTTTTTATTCTTCTGCTCGCGGGCGTCTGGGTGGTAAAATACGCCTTCTGAAACCGGCATGTCGCGAGAAAATCTCGTTGATGAGGACCGGCGAGCGCGGCGGAAGGACAAGATGCGGCCTTGGGTGATTTTCTTTGTTGCTCCCCTGATCTGGCTCACCCTTTGGGCGTGCGCGCCTCAGCGCGGGGTATACCACACGGTCGAGCCGGGTCAGACCCTCTATCGCATCAGTCGGGCCTACGGTGTCGATGAAAAAAACCTGGCGCGCTTGAACGGAATCGACGACCCCACGCAATTGCGCGTTGGGCAGCGAATTTTCATTCCCGGAGTTTCCCAGGAAAAGAAGGTTTCGGCGAGCGTCGCACCGGCTTCTGCTCCCCCGTCGCCGACCGTCAGGCCTCAATCTTCTCCCCCGCCGTCTCCCGCTCCCGCTCCTCCCGCGACGACCAGCCGCCCGGCGCCGCCTCCTCCGCGGATTTCGCCGACGCCGCCTCCCGCAAGTTCCTCGCCGAGCATCGCCGCCGCGCCGCGAACGCCTCCGCCCGCCGCAAGCATCGGCAAAGGGCATTTTGCCTGGCCTTTGCAGGGCGAGGTGGTTCGCCGTTTCGGGCAAAAAAACAGCGGTCCAGGCCAAGGCATCGAAATTGCCGCCGGCAAGGGTACGCCCGTCCGCTCGGCGGCGGCTGGCCGAGTCATTTACAGCGGCGATGGCGTGCGTGGTTACGGCAATTTGATCATCCTGCGGCATGACGACAATTTTTTCACCGTCTATGCCTACAATGATCGCAATCTGGTCAAGGACGGCACCTTCGTCGGCAAGGGGGAACAGATCGCCGCCGTCGGCATTCCTCCGGGAGGAGGGACGCCGCGTCTTTACTTCGAGGTGCGCCAGGGCAAGGACACGGTGGATCCGCTTTTTTACTTGCCATAGCCCAGCCGCTCCCCTAGACTCTTCAATGCTTATAAATTTTCGCTAGTTACAGAAAAAAGGATAATCCATGAACGATGAACTCAGTGAACTCGACGATCTCGACATCGATGACGAAGAGGCCGATGAGATGGAGGATGAGGCCGTCGATGCCGAGGATGATCTGGAGGAAGAGCCTGAAGAAGCCGAGGCCAAGGGCGATTTCGGCGACCATTCCGATGACGCCATCAAGCTCTACCTCAAGGAGATTCAGAAGACCAAGCTGCTGACCGCCGAGGAGGAGCGCGAGCTGGCGCGTCGTATCGCCAAGGGCGAAATGGCGGCACGGGATCGCATGATCGAGTCGAACCTGCGCCTCGTGGTGAAAATCGCCAAGCGTTACATGAATCGGGGCCTGCCTTTTCTCGATCTGATCGAGGAGGGCAACATGGGACTGATCAAGGCGGTGGAACGCTTCAAGCTGAGCAAGGAGTGCCGCTTCTCCACCTACGCCACCTGGTGGATCCGCCAGTCCATCGAGCGCGCGCTGGTCAACCAGAGCCGCACCATTCGCCTGCCCGTGCATGTCTCCGACGACATCAACAAGCTCATCAAGATCAGCCGCGAGTTGCAGCAAAAGCTCAACCGCGAGCCGCAGGTCAAGGAAGTCGCCGAGGCCATGGGCGTGGAACCGGCCTATGTGCGTCGTCTCATGGTCCTGGTCAAGAAGACCTACTCCATCGAGCACCCCATGGGGGAAAACAGCGACTACAGTCTCATGGACACCATCGAAGACGCCACGGCGGTCGATCCGTCCGGTCTGGTCGAGGATCTCGAGAAGTATAGGCGTGTCGAGGAATGGCTGGCGACCCTAAGCGAGAGCGAGCGGGAAATTCTCACCCTGCGCTTCGGGTTGCAGGATCGTGAGCCGCAGACGCTGGACACCATCGGACGTAAATTCGGGGTGACCCGCGAGCGCATTCGTCAGATCGAGGCCAAGAGCCTGGAGAAACTGCGCAGAATCATGGAAGAGGGGGAAGAGAACGCTCGAGCCCTCAGGGAAGATTTCTAACCCGCGGACAGAATTTTTCGTTCACCTCAAGAGGAGCCGGTCGTCGTGGAGGATCTCAAAACCATCATCCGTGATATTCCCGATTTTCCGAAAAAGGGAATCCTGTTCAAAGATATCACCACCTTGCTGTCCGATGCCAAAAGCTATCACCGCATGATCGATCTCATCGCCCATCGTTATATCGGGCAGAATATCGCTCAGGTGGTGGGTGTCGAGGCGCGCGGCTTCATTCTCGGCGCCGCCTTGGCCTACAAACTCGGCGCCGGGGTCACCCTGGTGCGCAAGCCGGGCAAATTGCCCTATCGCACGCGCAAGCAGAGCTATCAGCTCGAATACGGCGAGGACACCCTGGAGATTCACGAGGATGCTTTTCAGCCAGGCACCCGGGTGATCATCGCCGATGATCTTTTGGCGACCGGCGGCACCGTCGCCGCGGTTTACCAACTCGTGACCAGTCTGGGCGCCGACGTGATCGAATGCGCCTTCATGACCGAGCTGAAATTTCTCAACGGGCGGCAACGCTTGCCCCAGGGCAAGGTGTTTAGTCTGCTGCAGTTCGACTGACTCAAGGTTTTCAGGGGTTGTTCCCTTCACCCCTTTGTTGTATAAGTTTTCACCCTCGGGCCCCGTAGCTCAGCAGGATAGAGCAACCGCCTCCTAAGCGGTAGGTCGTGCGTTCGAATCGCGCCGGGGCCGCCATAAAAAAAAACAGGGACTTACGGCGCTTGCTGTAAGTCTCTGTTCTGTTGATGCCATACTAAACCCTCTCGCCGATCACTCTCCGGGCAGGGGAATAAACTCCGTTTCTCCCGGTACCTTGGGAAACTGCCCATTTTTCCAAGCCGCCTTGGCCTTTTCGATCAATTCCCGGCGTGAGGCGACCAGATTCCACCACACGGTGCGCTTGCCCAGGGGTTTGCCGCCGATGATCACCAGACGGCTGTCCTCGGCGGCGATCAATTCGACGCCCGGCGCGTCGTCGAACACCGCCATGTGGTGAGAGGAAATGAGCGTGTCGCGAAACTTGAGGTTGCCGGTTACCACGTAAGCGGCGCGCTCTTTGACCCCCTCGGGCAGAGCGATGGTTGCTCCTTTGGTGAGCTTTGCTTCCACATAAAGGGTAGGCGAGTAGGTCTTGACGGGCGACGTGACGCCGAAGGCCTCGCCGACCATAATCCGCAGGCTGAGACCTTCTTTTTCGATGGACGGTAATTGCGCGGCATCGTAGTGCAGAAACTCCGGCGCCGTTTCTTCCTGCTCCTCGGGAAGCGCCACCCAGAGTTGCAGGGCATGCAGGTCGTGTCCGGCCTGCCGCAGGTCGGGCGGAGTGCGTTCCGAGTGGACGATGCCGCGTCCGGCCGTCATCCAATTGATTTCACCCGGCCGAATCGGCTGTACCTGGCCGAGGCTGTCGCGGTGGAGGATTTCGCCCTCGAACAGATAGGTGATGGTCGCCAGACCGATGTGCGGATGGGGGCGCACGTCGATACCCGTGCCGGGCGCGAAGCGGGCGGGGCCCAGATGATCGAAAAACACGAAGGGTCCGACCGACTTGAGGCGATCGGAGGGCATCAGACGGCGCACGCTGAAGCCGCCGAGATCCCGGTCCGTGGGTTCAAGGATGGTGCGCAGCGCGGCGCGGGGAGGGCAGATTTCCGGCGTGCAATGGGCCGACTCTTCGAACAGGTTGCTCATGGGTTCACTCCTCTCGGGCGCAGGTCGATGCCTAAGTGTACCAGAACCGATCCCCGTGCCTTCAGCTAGACCCACCTCGATCGCGAACCACGACCAAGGATTTCCACTTGCCCATGCGATAGCGCCAATAAAACAGGCCGCTGAAGCTCAGGAAAAACGCGATGAGGGCCAGCCAGGCGGTTTGGGGCGGCACGTCCAGCACCTTGAGAAAGACGAGGAGAACCGGAACCAGCAGCCAGTGCATGCATACGGAGAGACACATGGCCCAGAACGTGTCTCCGGCGCCGCGCAGCGCGCCGCTGAACACCACCATCATGGCGTCGGCCAGCACGTAGAGCGAGGCCAGGCGCAGCATATGCACGGCCAGAGGTGCCGCCTCGACGAAAATGGCATCACTGTGCCGCGGCTCGAATACGGCCACCAGAACTTCCGGGATGGACACGAAGATGAGAAGAATGACGCTGGAGTAGGCCAGCGTCATTTTCAGGCCCGAACGGGTGGCGCGCTCGGCGATGTCCGGACGCCCGGCGCCCATGTAGCGCCCGACCAGGCTGAGCACGCCGATCTGGATGCCGAGCAGGGGCACGAAAGAGACCATGTCCCAGTTGAAGACGATGGTGATCGCCGTCGCGGTGACCAGGCCGTGGCCGTGAAAAATGAGGATGACGAGGGTAAAGGCCAGTAGGTTGAGAAAGAGCTCGACACCCGAGGGCGAACCGAAACGCAGCAGCTTGCCCATGACGGCGCGATCCAGGCGCAGGGACGCAAAAATCTCAAATTCTCGCCGGTTGGAACCTTTCAGGTAGGCCGTCAGCATCACCAGCAAGGCGCAGAGGCTGCCGAGCAGCGTTCCGTAAGCCGCGCCGCGAATGCCCAGGGCGGGCAGGCCAAGTTTGCCGAAGATCAGCAAATAGTTGGCGCCGATGTTGACCAGCATCGCCACCCCTGCCGAAAGCATCACCACGCGGGTGCGTCCGATGCCGGAAAAAAAGCCGCTCAAACTGCCGCGCAGCAAAACTAGGGGCGTGCCGTAGAGCAGGATGTCGAAATAGAGTTGCTGTTGGTGGCGTTGCTCGGCGGGGATCTCCAGGACGGAAAAAAACCAGTGCGCCAGCGGCTTGGCCGCGAGGATCACGGGGGTTGCCAGGATGGCCAACAAGGCCGCCTGGGTGACGACGAAGGCGCAGAGCTCCTTGCGCCCGGCGCCGAGATACTGCGCCACCAGGGCGGTGCTGTAGCCGATCAGGCCGATGAAAAACGTCATCAGCATGAAACTGGTGAGCCCGCCGGCCATGGCCGCGCTCATGGTGGTCGAGCCGAGCTGCGCCAGAAACAAACGGTCGGTGAAGATCAGGAGGGTTTCGCAGGCCTGCGAGACCACCATCGGCATGGCGATGGCCGACATTTCCCGCAGACCGCCGGCCGGTGTTGTCTTCTGCTTGTTTTCCAAAAGAGGACGTCCTCGATTCACAAAAAAAATCGCCGGGCCGTTTTCGGCACCAGCTTTGCTTATTACAGCCCTATCCCGTGCCGAAGTCAATTTTTGTTCAACTATTCAAGATCGGCATGACTTTCATGCAGGGCGAGAGGGTTTGCAGCGACCTCGAAAATCAAACCAGGCATGGGAAATTTAGTCGAAATTTTTTTAGAATGCTGTAATATTCTCGTTTGAAACAGCCGGAAGCAAGGGACTATTCTTTGCCGAAAACTCATATTTTTAGGGGGGAAGCCGAAATGGGGGATGATCACCTCAGAATACTCATCGTTGAGGACGAGGGCGCTCATGTCGAGGCCATTTCGCGCGCATTGATTCGAGCCCATCCAAGCTGCGAAATCCTCTCCGTGACCAGCCTGCGCGGCTATTTTCAGTGTATAGCCAAGGATGTTCCCGATGTCGTGCTGATGGATCTGAATCTGTCGGACGGTTCCGCCCTCGATATCCTCCCGGGCGGCGCCGTCGACCGACCCTTTCCGATCCTCATCATGACGGCTCACGGCAATGAAGCCATGGCCGTGGCCGCCATGAAGGCCGGCGCTCTTGATTACGTCGTCAAATCACCCGAAAGTTTTGCCGCCATGCCGCAGATCGTTCAGCGGGTCTTGCGCGAATGGCGGCTTTTGCAAGACAAAAAACAGGCAGAGCTCGCCCTCAGACAAAGCGAACAGCGTCTGCGTCTCGCCGTGCGGGAAGCCGAAGCCGCGTCTCACGCCAAAAGCGAGTTTCTGGCCAACATGAGCCATGAAATCCGCACGCCCCTCAACGGCATCTTCGGCATGCTGCAATGCCTGCAGACCACTCCCCTTGCCGAAGACCAGGCTGAATGCATCGATCTGGCCCTGGAATCCGGCCGCAAGCTTCTCAATATCCTCAATGACATCCTCGATCTTTCGCGCATCGAGGCGGGGCGCCTGGATCTGCAAATGGCCTGTTTCGATCCGGCACGCCTGGTCCATCAGATTCGCGATATTTTCCATGCCAATGCCGCCGCGAAAAATCTTGTTCT from Geoalkalibacter sp. includes the following:
- the pheT gene encoding phenylalanine--tRNA ligase subunit beta, coding for MILTYNWLREFVDCDLAPEELAHRLTMAGLEVDSMEKIGEGLDTVIVARLQSVAPHPDADRLTVCQVDTGSALIHVVCGAQNHKSGDLVALAQVGTVLPGDFKIKKSKIRGQESQGMLCSEKELGLAEQSEGILILPPHLDLGTPVFEALGLKDVRFELGLTPNRADCLSVVGVAREVAALTGRSLRLPKSLLVEDGAPIGEQTSVTIQEPGMCPRYAARLIRGVKIGPSPQWMVRRLESIGLRSINNVVDVTNYVLMELGHPLHAFDFHQLRGGRILVRRAAEGERFTTLDGQERLLNGGDLTICDGEGPVALAGIMGGENSEIRPETVDILLESAYFNPPTIRRTSKRLGLHSESSHRFERGADVDMVPRALDRAAGLILEVAGGTLAKGAIDCYPTRIHQRRITLSPERTSRLLGIDVDLFEIQKLLRSIGLEVEVADDRKDEALYVRVPNFRPDLERDVDLIEEVARLKGYDHIPTTMPQGRILCHREPPLRRLERRLRDAVIACGFNEVVNYSFNSAGLLDRLGLAADDSRRRQVRLLNPLNDDQSVMRTTLVPSLLQTVAQNLAYRSTTDLRLFELRPVFLPRAGEELPEENPRLTGVMCGRRAPLGWSQGSENVDFYDLKGVVEELLGHLRLAGLAWDSSMPEVYYHPGKSCTLRVDQQVLGSLGEVHPKVLAAFDIEQPVFLFDLDLGALLQLGEGRSQFKSLSRYPGVYRDSALLLDERVSGRQILDVVQGAKAKDMEDVVIFDIYRGKGIPEGKKSVAIRVRYRSAEKTLTDEEIGQSHGRIIRALENELGAEIR
- a CDS encoding protein-L-isoaspartate(D-aspartate) O-methyltransferase — encoded protein: MDFTISRRRMVEQHIKARGVRDPLVLDAMSQVPRHLFVEEALRDQAYSDFPLPIGHRQTISQPYMVAVMTEALRLKGGEKVLEIGTGSGYQAAVLSRIAGRVYTVERIAELARRARRILDQIGAINVNIKVTDGTFGWEEEQPFDGILVTAGAPSIPPSYLHQLAPGGRLVIPVGSLGSQTLMRVTHSAPGRFDEERLLDCRFVPLIGRNGWQSEEY
- the surE gene encoding 5'/3'-nucleotidase SurE, which translates into the protein MLVLVTNDDGIHAPGLAALAAELGRLGRVAVVAPDRERSATGHSLTLHSPLRAEEIRPQWFAIDGTPTDCVNLGIHGLFRERPALVVSGINRGANMGDDITYSGTVAAAMEATLMGVPAFAVSLANLSEQQADYRPAARFAARLAQALLERGLPRDTFFNVNVPALKDDQLQGVRLTRQGKRIYGDLVIENTDPRGRKYYWIGAGDLDFKDVEGTDFHAVHRGFISLTPLHLDLTNYRSFEELSTWDLFSVQS
- a CDS encoding MerR family transcriptional regulator, producing the protein MIPDKLYFKIGEVSRITGIKPHVLRYWEAEFGVFSPVKSRSRQRLYQRKDIELVLRLKQLLYNEGFTIAGARKKLKEERPEAAQAPLPLFDSTPDLLSEIRLDLIRLRDSLRGMPMTCSRPANLRSDT
- a CDS encoding integration host factor subunit alpha translates to MTKADLIESVYLKTGFSKKESAEIVEMVFDLIKGTLEKGEKIKIAGFGNFVVKEKDSRRGRNPQTGDEIEITSRRILTFKPSQVLKSCINDAD
- a CDS encoding M23 family metallopeptidase — translated: MRPWVIFFVAPLIWLTLWACAPQRGVYHTVEPGQTLYRISRAYGVDEKNLARLNGIDDPTQLRVGQRIFIPGVSQEKKVSASVAPASAPPSPTVRPQSSPPPSPAPAPPATTSRPAPPPPRISPTPPPASSSPSIAAAPRTPPPAASIGKGHFAWPLQGEVVRRFGQKNSGPGQGIEIAAGKGTPVRSAAAGRVIYSGDGVRGYGNLIILRHDDNFFTVYAYNDRNLVKDGTFVGKGEQIAAVGIPPGGGTPRLYFEVRQGKDTVDPLFYLP
- a CDS encoding pirin family protein gives rise to the protein MSNLFEESAHCTPEICPPRAALRTILEPTDRDLGGFSVRRLMPSDRLKSVGPFVFFDHLGPARFAPGTGIDVRPHPHIGLATITYLFEGEILHRDSLGQVQPIRPGEINWMTAGRGIVHSERTPPDLRQAGHDLHALQLWVALPEEQEETAPEFLHYDAAQLPSIEKEGLSLRIMVGEAFGVTSPVKTYSPTLYVEAKLTKGATIALPEGVKERAAYVVTGNLKFRDTLISSHHMAVFDDAPGVELIAAEDSRLVIIGGKPLGKRTVWWNLVASRRELIEKAKAAWKNGQFPKVPGETEFIPLPGE
- a CDS encoding YqaA family protein, with the translated sequence MFGLRRLYDWVLSWAQTPYGGIALFFLAFIESSVFPVPPDVLLIALALSAPTRAFRFALIAACGSVLGGLFGYLLGFGLWHVLDSYFYAYVPGFSPEGFVRVQDLFERYNFWVVFSAGFTPIPYKIITIGAGVFQINLPVFVLASAVGRSLRFFLVAWFLYRFGPPVRILIEKYFNLLALVFFILLLAGVWVVKYAF
- a CDS encoding MATE family efflux transporter produces the protein MENKQKTTPAGGLREMSAIAMPMVVSQACETLLIFTDRLFLAQLGSTTMSAAMAGGLTSFMLMTFFIGLIGYSTALVAQYLGAGRKELCAFVVTQAALLAILATPVILAAKPLAHWFFSVLEIPAEQRHQQQLYFDILLYGTPLVLLRGSLSGFFSGIGRTRVVMLSAGVAMLVNIGANYLLIFGKLGLPALGIRGAAYGTLLGSLCALLVMLTAYLKGSNRREFEIFASLRLDRAVMGKLLRFGSPSGVELFLNLLAFTLVILIFHGHGLVTATAITIVFNWDMVSFVPLLGIQIGVLSLVGRYMGAGRPDIAERATRSGLKMTLAYSSVILLIFVSIPEVLVAVFEPRHSDAIFVEAAPLAVHMLRLASLYVLADAMMVVFSGALRGAGDTFWAMCLSVCMHWLLVPVLLVFLKVLDVPPQTAWLALIAFFLSFSGLFYWRYRMGKWKSLVVVRDRGGSS
- a CDS encoding adenine phosphoribosyltransferase, whose translation is MEDLKTIIRDIPDFPKKGILFKDITTLLSDAKSYHRMIDLIAHRYIGQNIAQVVGVEARGFILGAALAYKLGAGVTLVRKPGKLPYRTRKQSYQLEYGEDTLEIHEDAFQPGTRVIIADDLLATGGTVAAVYQLVTSLGADVIECAFMTELKFLNGRQRLPQGKVFSLLQFD
- a CDS encoding sigma-70 family RNA polymerase sigma factor translates to MNDELSELDDLDIDDEEADEMEDEAVDAEDDLEEEPEEAEAKGDFGDHSDDAIKLYLKEIQKTKLLTAEEERELARRIAKGEMAARDRMIESNLRLVVKIAKRYMNRGLPFLDLIEEGNMGLIKAVERFKLSKECRFSTYATWWIRQSIERALVNQSRTIRLPVHVSDDINKLIKISRELQQKLNREPQVKEVAEAMGVEPAYVRRLMVLVKKTYSIEHPMGENSDYSLMDTIEDATAVDPSGLVEDLEKYRRVEEWLATLSESEREILTLRFGLQDREPQTLDTIGRKFGVTRERIRQIEAKSLEKLRRIMEEGEENARALREDF